A region from the Sandaracinus amylolyticus genome encodes:
- a CDS encoding response regulator translates to MTLGAKKILLVEDSENDVELTLTALEQSRIANGVDVVRDGAQALDYLHRRGPHASRREGDPIVVLLDLKLPKLDGLEVLAHMRNDPQLRVIPVVMLTSSREERDIVRSYGLGVNAYVVKPVDFHEFSDAIRELGLFWAVLNQPPPRGA, encoded by the coding sequence ATGACGCTCGGCGCGAAGAAGATCCTGCTCGTCGAGGACAGCGAGAACGACGTCGAGCTCACGCTCACGGCGCTCGAGCAGAGCCGCATCGCGAACGGCGTCGACGTCGTGCGCGACGGCGCGCAGGCGCTCGACTATCTGCACCGGCGCGGCCCGCACGCCTCGCGGCGCGAGGGCGATCCCATCGTGGTCCTGCTCGACCTCAAGCTACCCAAGCTCGACGGGCTCGAGGTGCTCGCCCACATGCGCAACGATCCGCAGCTGCGCGTGATCCCCGTCGTGATGCTCACGTCGTCGCGCGAGGAGCGCGACATCGTGCGCAGCTACGGCCTCGGGGTGAACGCGTACGTCGTGAAGCCCGTCGACTTCCACGAGTTCAGCGACGCGATCCGCGAGCTCGGGCTCTTCTGGGCGGTGCTCAACCAGCCTCCGCCGCGGGGCGCCTGA
- a CDS encoding response regulator, which produces MPRDRGRSMRILHLEDDPRDAELVHEHLASDGLEARIVRVGDRDAFERELAGGGFDLVLSDYELPAYDGRAALDRARESAPDVPFVFVSGAIGEEIAIESLKRGATDYVLKHRLERLGPAVRRALRERENLLLRRAVERERDALHEAERRARREAERVAAENRLLADASEVLASSLDLAPTLVRALRLLVPQLADWAVIDLVREDVADEQHETQRVAWAHRDPAREQLLSSRDGWQDDPLGAAEVMRTGEARVVAGADTSAGLREQLGLHLAIVVPISLRASRLGTLVLATADERRGFVERDVALAMELALRIAVAIDNARLYAQAQSDRKRAEDANRGKDEFLATVSHELRTPLNAILGWARMLREGTIGPEKQRRAIEIIERNARVQTQLIEDLLDVSRIVSGKLRLSPAPIDPASVVEMAVEAIRPQAEARGVRIAAEVPSEIGEVLGDADRLQQVVWNLLTNAVKFTPTQGRVDVRLRALPGEVEIVVRDTGAGIPREFLPHVFDRFRQADAGKARAHGGLGLGLTIVRHIVELHGGSIVADSDGEGRGATFTVRLPASVRAGTRPQVVAVARPSLAPTLREGPRLRGVRVLVVDDEMDARELLVSAFHELEASVTIAASADEALRVVRDARPHVLVSDIGMPGEDGYSLIRKVRAIEQELGMRVPAIALTAYAAIEDRTKALSEGFDRHVAKPVEPSELAVVIAELTEPIRADLDGDHSDANESTTSRSVSSGGNDSGRSLS; this is translated from the coding sequence ATGCCGAGAGATCGCGGACGCTCGATGCGCATCCTCCACCTCGAGGATGATCCTCGCGACGCCGAGCTCGTGCACGAGCACCTCGCGAGCGACGGCCTCGAAGCGCGCATCGTGCGCGTCGGCGATCGCGACGCGTTCGAGCGCGAGCTCGCGGGCGGCGGGTTCGATCTCGTGCTCTCCGACTACGAGCTGCCCGCGTACGACGGACGCGCCGCGCTCGATCGCGCGCGAGAGAGCGCGCCCGACGTCCCGTTCGTCTTCGTGTCGGGGGCGATCGGCGAGGAGATCGCGATCGAGTCGCTCAAGCGCGGCGCGACCGACTACGTGCTGAAGCACCGGCTCGAGCGGCTCGGCCCAGCGGTGCGTCGCGCGCTGCGAGAGCGCGAGAACCTGCTGCTCCGGCGCGCCGTGGAGCGCGAGCGCGACGCGCTGCACGAGGCCGAACGGCGCGCGCGTCGCGAAGCGGAGCGCGTCGCGGCGGAGAACCGCCTGCTCGCCGACGCGAGCGAGGTGCTCGCGTCGTCGCTCGATCTCGCGCCGACGCTCGTGCGCGCGCTGCGCCTGCTCGTCCCGCAGCTCGCCGACTGGGCGGTGATCGATCTCGTCCGCGAGGACGTCGCCGACGAACAGCACGAGACGCAGCGCGTCGCGTGGGCGCACCGGGACCCGGCGCGCGAGCAGCTGCTCTCGTCACGCGACGGCTGGCAGGACGACCCGCTCGGCGCCGCGGAGGTGATGCGCACCGGCGAGGCGCGCGTGGTCGCGGGCGCCGACACGTCCGCGGGATTGCGCGAGCAGCTCGGGCTGCACCTCGCGATCGTGGTGCCGATCTCGCTGCGCGCGTCGCGCCTCGGCACGCTGGTGCTCGCGACCGCGGACGAGCGGCGCGGGTTCGTGGAGCGCGACGTGGCGCTCGCGATGGAGCTCGCGCTGCGCATCGCGGTCGCGATCGACAACGCGCGGCTCTACGCGCAGGCCCAGTCGGATCGGAAGCGCGCGGAGGATGCGAACCGCGGCAAGGACGAGTTCCTCGCGACCGTCTCGCACGAGCTGCGCACGCCGCTCAACGCGATCCTCGGCTGGGCGCGGATGCTGCGCGAAGGCACGATCGGCCCCGAGAAGCAGCGCCGCGCCATCGAGATCATCGAGCGCAACGCGCGCGTGCAGACGCAGCTCATCGAGGATCTGCTCGACGTGAGCCGCATCGTGAGCGGGAAGCTGCGCCTCAGCCCCGCGCCGATCGACCCCGCGAGCGTCGTGGAGATGGCCGTCGAGGCGATCCGCCCGCAGGCCGAGGCCCGCGGCGTGCGCATCGCAGCCGAGGTGCCGAGCGAGATCGGCGAGGTCCTCGGCGACGCGGACCGACTGCAGCAGGTCGTGTGGAACCTGCTGACGAACGCCGTGAAGTTCACGCCGACACAAGGACGCGTCGACGTGCGGCTGCGCGCGCTCCCCGGCGAGGTCGAGATCGTCGTGCGCGACACCGGCGCGGGCATTCCGCGCGAGTTCCTCCCGCACGTCTTCGATCGGTTCCGTCAGGCCGACGCGGGCAAGGCGCGCGCGCACGGAGGGCTCGGGCTCGGGCTCACGATCGTGCGTCACATCGTCGAGCTGCACGGCGGGAGCATCGTCGCCGACAGCGATGGAGAAGGGCGCGGCGCGACGTTCACGGTGCGCCTGCCCGCATCCGTCAGAGCAGGGACGCGGCCGCAGGTGGTCGCGGTCGCGCGCCCGTCGCTCGCACCGACGCTGCGCGAGGGACCGCGGCTGCGCGGCGTCCGCGTGCTCGTCGTCGACGACGAGATGGACGCACGCGAGCTCCTCGTGAGCGCGTTCCACGAGCTCGAGGCGTCGGTGACGATCGCCGCGTCGGCGGACGAGGCGCTGCGCGTGGTGCGCGACGCGCGCCCGCACGTGCTGGTGTCGGACATCGGCATGCCCGGCGAGGACGGCTACTCGCTCATCCGCAAGGTGCGCGCGATCGAGCAGGAGCTCGGCATGCGCGTGCCCGCGATCGCGCTGACCGCGTACGCCGCGATCGAGGATCGCACCAAGGCGCTGAGCGAAGGCTTCGATCGTCACGTCGCGAAGCCGGTCGAGCCGAGCGAGCTCGCGGTCGTCATCGCCGAGCTCACCGAGCCGATCCGCGCCGATCTCGACGGAGATCACTCCGACGCGAACGAGAGCACGACGTCGCGCTCGGTCTCGTCGGGCGGGAACGACTCGGGGCGCTCGCTCTCGTAG
- a CDS encoding alpha/beta fold hydrolase: MDDAHGEIHREERGAREAARIGAALIATIALPVSLAAAGQPISTRGLAWIVCAAAAICALAIGTRITRRVAGAIVLVWLGVIVATLAWPAREGAYLGAIVLPSGERASSLGRVFAERDVSLVGVRLMRVTRGVSARELDGFDVASVYEELEASDGAVTSTPFLSTVLGEQRASRFDAFVHEVPASTRWVVFLHGYGGSFASYCWIVARAAERAGWSTVCPATSFSTHWESGHGPAIARRTLDFARARGATTIVLAGLSNGGVGATRLARELEIDGLVAISGLDDHAMPIAKPTLVWHGTRDERFPIELARAWAGRAGARMIEVDGDHFALVEQREDFSRALETFLRELAP; the protein is encoded by the coding sequence GTGGACGACGCGCACGGTGAGATTCACCGCGAAGAACGTGGCGCGCGCGAAGCAGCGCGCATCGGGGCAGCGCTGATCGCCACGATCGCGCTGCCCGTGTCGTTGGCGGCGGCGGGACAGCCGATCAGCACACGCGGGCTCGCGTGGATCGTGTGCGCGGCAGCGGCGATCTGCGCGCTCGCGATCGGGACGCGCATCACACGGCGGGTCGCAGGCGCGATCGTGCTGGTGTGGCTCGGCGTGATCGTCGCGACGCTCGCGTGGCCGGCGCGCGAGGGCGCGTACCTCGGGGCGATCGTGCTGCCGTCGGGCGAGCGCGCGTCGTCGCTCGGACGTGTCTTCGCAGAGCGAGACGTGAGCCTCGTCGGCGTGCGGCTCATGCGGGTGACGCGCGGCGTGAGCGCGCGAGAGCTCGACGGGTTCGACGTCGCGTCGGTCTACGAGGAGCTCGAGGCGAGCGATGGTGCGGTGACGAGCACGCCATTCCTCTCGACGGTGCTCGGCGAGCAGCGTGCGTCGCGCTTCGACGCGTTCGTGCACGAGGTGCCCGCGAGCACGCGCTGGGTCGTGTTCCTCCACGGCTACGGCGGGAGCTTCGCGTCGTACTGTTGGATCGTCGCACGCGCGGCCGAACGTGCCGGATGGAGCACGGTGTGCCCGGCGACGTCGTTCTCGACGCACTGGGAGAGCGGGCACGGTCCCGCGATCGCGCGTCGCACGCTCGACTTCGCGAGAGCGCGCGGCGCCACCACCATCGTGCTCGCAGGCCTCTCGAACGGCGGCGTCGGCGCAACGCGTCTGGCGCGTGAGCTCGAGATCGACGGGCTCGTGGCGATCTCCGGGCTCGACGATCATGCGATGCCGATCGCGAAGCCGACGCTGGTGTGGCACGGCACCCGCGACGAGCGGTTCCCGATCGAGCTCGCGCGCGCGTGGGCCGGCCGTGCGGGCGCGCGGATGATCGAAGTGGACGGCGACCACTTCGCGCTCGTCGAGCAGCGGGAGGATTTCTCTCGAGCGCTCGAGACGTTCTTGCGCGAGCTCGCGCCCTGA